The following DNA comes from Buttiauxella agrestis.
GTGAAATGGGCCGCATTGTGCAATATCAGGAAGCCGAAGTTCTGGGCTATGACTGTATTAACGGTAAGCAAGTACTGCGTGAACAAATTGCCCGCCTGATGCTCGACAGTGGCTGCGTCGTCACGCCGGATGACATTGTTGTCACCACCGGCTGCCATGAAGCCCTGTCGATTGCGATTCGTGCGGTGTGCGAGGCGGGAGATATTGTGGCGGTTGAGTCGCCTTGTTTCCACGGCACCATGCAAATGCTGCGTGCATTCGGCATTAAAGTGATTGAAATACCAACGGATTCTGAAACGGGTATTAGCGTCGAAGCCCTTGAACTGGCGCTGGAACAGTGGCCAATCAAAGCGGTGATTTTGGTTCCTACGTGCAACAATCCGCTCGGTTTCATCATGCCCGATGCGCGTAAAAAAGCAGTGCTGAACCTGGCGCAGCGCTTTGATATCGCCATCATTGAAGATGATGTTTACGGCGAGCTGGCGTATGAGTATCCGCGCCCGATGACAATAAAATCACTCGATGTCGATGGACGCGTGTTGCTGTGCAGTTCGTTTTCCAAAACGTTAGCGCCGGGTTTGCGGGTGGGCTGGATTGTGCCGGGGCGCTATTTTGACCGCGCGATGCATATGAAATATATCGTGACCGGCAGCTCTACGACCTTTACGCAAATGGCGGTCGCTGAATTTGTACGTAACGGCCATTACCATCGCCATCTGCGGCGTATGCGCCAACACTATCAACGCAATCTCGACATTTTCACCTGCTGGGTGCGCCACTATTTCCCGTGCGGTATCTGCGTTTCTCGCCCGCAAGGCGGTTTCCTGATGTGGATAGAGCTACCGGAACACATTGATATCGTGCCGATTATTGAAACACTGCGTGAGCACAATATTCGCATTGCGGTAGGTTCACTGCTTTCCGCCTCGGGGAAATATCGCAACTGTATGCGCCTGAACTACGCGCTGCCATTCAATGATGCGACCGAAACCGCGCTGCGAAAATTGGGCGAGGTGATCAGCGATATTTTTGAAAATGGTTAATTTCCCTGGTCTTTTATCGCCATTGCTTCCACTCCGGCTACGCTAACATTCTGTGCAATGGCGTCGTGACTCGCGCCTTATTCAAAAAGGAAAATCATGACCAGCGCTGCACAGTTGCTGATGCGGGAAAAGTTCGAGACTTGCCTGAGTGTGATTCGCCAGGCGTCATTGCAAATCCTGCCACTTCTCACAATCAAAGCCGCCGAAGGGAAAGATCCCCAATGGTTTTTTCAACAGCTCGAACAGGCCAGACAGGTGCTTGGAAGCTGGATGGCGGTGGCAAAACGCTTAAATCTTAACGACGCCGAAATCTCGCATTTCACGCTGTTGCTGCGCCATTTGCAGCAGCTGGTGCCGGAGTATGAAAGCGGCCAGGAAGTCAGTCACAACCAGCTCATCGCGGCGTTACGTTTTGTGAGTTATCTCGAGCATGTGCGAGCAAAGCAGCCGCTGCTCGGTTATTTGAGTGAAATTGAAAGTAACGACGACGTCCAGCAGCAGAAAGCGGCACGCCAGATGTACGCGCTGGAGTTGATGCTCAAAGGTCTGGTCAATCAAAGCTACCCGAGCCAGGCGAATCTGGTTCATAAACTCAAATCGCAATTTGGTGCAGATCGCGTGCGCCGTTGGCTGAAGAATGGCGAACGGGGCGATATTCTCAGCGGAATGCATTTTAGCGAGCTGGCATTAATGGTGGTTGATAAAAAAGAGTACGCCAACCATTACGCCGGATTGTTTCAGGACTCTTCACACCTGAGTTTACTCATTGACCCACGCAAAACGCTGCAAACTTTTCTCGATGATGTACGCGAAATTCGCAACGACCTGGTGGCGCAAAAGAGATTAACCTCGGTACAGCTCGCTTTGCTTGAGAGTTATCACCAGGAAAGTACGGCGGCTATTCAGCGGGCGTGTGATGAAGGGCGATCGAAGGTGAATCCGGCGGCATTGCTGGCGTCAGAGGATGCCGCATTGCAGGATTATCTCGCCCAGGCGCGCAAAAAATATCAGGCCACGGGCCGCGATAGCGAAGAAGTGCGTGATGCCATCGAACGTCCCGATTCGCACAAAGCCAAAAGCAAACAGGACACTGGCGAAACCTTGCGCATGGTTCTGTGGTGCGTGGCGGGTATTGCGGTGATTAGCGTGGCTATTTTCGGTATGTATTATCTGAGTGATGTCACCAATAAGCCTGCCGTGGCGAAAAGCGCTCCGGCAAAAATCACGGCACTTGATTCGCTTCCGGAAACGGAAAGCGCGCGTGAGAAGTTGGCGAATATTGGCATCACCTGGGAAGAGGGGAATTTGCGCTCGGCCATTGAGCGCGGAGATGCCACCGTGGTGCGCCTGTTTATGCTGGGAGGCATGAACTGGAAAGTATATTTCACCGAATCTGCGCTGGCGGGAGATTACCGCGACGCGCTTAATATTTTGCTGCAATACCGCTCGCAGATGGACGAGGAGCGTCCGTGTCGGCGCATGGTGAGAACCCTTAGCCAGGCGATGAACGACGGGCAAAATCTGACTTCACTGCGCAAACAATTCCTGCAAAATTTTTGCACTTCACCGGAAACCGTCAAGCGGCAGAAAGAGGATTTGGACAGAGCGAAACTGCGACTGAATGCGCAGCAACAGCGTAAAGACGAGCAGGGCATTGCTGAGGAAAAACGTGCGGTTGATATTCAGCAGGCCATTTATAACGTAATGCGGTGAGGAAAAGCCCACCGCATTACGTCGTAAAAATCTATATCCCAAATAATTCGAGCTGCATCAAGGCGGCAAGGGATATTACCACCAGGCTTCCCACATCGCGCCCACGTTGAACGAATCAAGTTGGGTATTTGGCTCGCCCGCGATACGCGTGGTGTGGTTGTTATCCACCTGACCGCCAGTGACGTAGAAACGCAGCATTGGTCGGAACTCTGGTCCCATCGCGATGGAAATGTTCTGTGAGAGGGTCAGTTTCCAGCCTTTGTTATCACCGTCGTTTTCGTAATCTACGCGCTGATAACCCGCTTCAAGCCAGGTGGAATGTATGTCGTTCCAGAAATACATCGGACGAACAATGGCACCGTAGTTGCGGCGGTTATCCTGGGTCAGATCATCATTGTCGTAATCGTGGAAGGCGAGCAGATATTCAATCTGCGCTTGTTGAGTGAACTTATAGTTCCCCTCGAAACTGGCATAAACGGTGTGCAGGCCATTGGTTTTGTTATAAACGCTGTTGTCTGAATGGTCAGAATAACGGGTGATAATTTTGTTCACCCCGTTGTCGCCGGTGTGGCTTAACACCACGGCGGCCTGCCAGGCTTTGGAGCGTTCGTCGCTGTCGATGGCTTTGGAATCAAAACCATAGTTGGCGTACAGCTCGAAATCAATTGGGCCAAATTTGATGCCATGCAGTTTTGATGTTGCCGCGTAGTTGCCTTTATCACCGGTGCCGGAGCCGCCAGTACACGAGATGCGCGACGGGTTATCGCCGTCTTCAATCATTTCAGGGTCACACTGATCTACGGCAGCCACGGCCGCGATATCCAGTTGTGCAAAGCCGAGATCGAGGCTTTTCACGCCTGCACCTTGCCCATCGTGGTTCATCCAGAAGTAGTCGTTGATGCCTTGTTGTGGACGCTGATGGAAGTCACGACCCGCCCAGAAATAAGCATTTGGCTGTGATTCAAACAGGTTGGTGACGCCCGCGTAGGCTTTTTTCAGGTTAACTTCATCGCCCCAGTGGTCAATCATCACGCCAATATCCCAGATGGCCCCGTTATCGGCTTTAATGATTTTGGTAAGCTGGAATTCGCCGCCGTTGCCTTCGTTACCTAAACGACCAATTGCGGAGGAGCCGTTATAGGAACCATCAACGCCAATGTATTTTTGATCTCCCGCCTGGAAATGCGCCCCGTAACGCGCATAACCGGTGAATTTAAGCCCCAACGGAACAGACATATCTGGCGTCGTGGGAACCTGAGGCGTAACCAGGGTATCGGTTCTTTTAAGTCGCGCTGCTTCTATTTTCGCATCGCGGTCGGCCAGGGCTTTATCCACTGCTTTCGCCACGATTTGGTCAATTTGTTCCTGAGTCATTGGTTCTTGTGCGAGTACAGAAATTGGGCAAAGCGCGGCGATAACCGCCATTGTTAATGGAAGCTGTTTAATTAATTTCATTATAATCTCAATTTAGTAATTTATTTTTTCAGACAATAAATATCCTGTTCAGGGTTAATAGAGAAAACTCTATTACCCAAACATATTTATCTTTATTTATACTTTCATCGGATTGGACTTAATTAAAATTATTTACGTAATGATCTCTCCCTGCCAGAGGTAATATTATTGTTTTTTACGTAATACTTAGCGCTGATATAAATGAATGATTTCGTTTGAAAGCTCACGCGCTAACATTGATGTCATCAGGTGATCCTGAGCATGCACCATAATTAGCGTCATCGGCTGTTTGGCTTCGCCTGCATCTTGCTCAATCAATTTGGTTTGCATTTTATGAGCTTCGCGCGCGTAACCATCGGCTTCCAGTAATAACAGTTTGGCTTCTTCGATATTTCCTTGTCTTGCGGAATGCAGCGCTTCAAAACACAAACTGCGCGACTGCCCGGCATTCATAATTATTTCCATTACGGCTTCTTCTAATTCAATCATCATTAATTCCAGAGTGTTTAGACGGCGGTTATTAATTGCTGATAGCCGTTTCTGTCAGAGGTGAACGTGCTTCGTTTTCTGCTGCAGTTTTCTGCAATGAACGCTCGTAAGCGCGCAGGAATGGCAGATAAATTACGGTTGAAACGACCATGCAAATCACACACATCACCACCGGACTAAAGGCCCAGTTTGTCGCCCACGATGCGCCAATGGGCGCCGGAGTTGTCCATGGAGTCAGGGAAACGACTTGTGCCAGCCAGCCCAGTTTCGTTGCGGTGTAAGCCAACACGGCGTTGACCATTGGGACGCAAATAAACGGAATAAACAGCAATGGGTTCATGATAATCGGCGCACCGAACAGAATCGGTTCGTTGATATTAAAGAAGCTTGGAACGATGCCCATTTTCCCGATGGTACGCAGGTGCGTCACTTTGCTGCGCAGCAATAAGAAGGCGAGTGGCAATGTGGAACCGACGCCGCCAATGAGCAGATAGTGATCCCAGAAACCTTGCAGATAAATATGTGGCAATGCGGTTCCCGCAGCCAGCGCGGCCTGGTTTGCTGCCAGGTTTGTCATCCAGAACGGGTTCATGATGCCGGTGACAATCAGCGAGCCGTGGATACCAGAGAACCAAAAAATCTGGCACAGCAACACGGACAATAAAATGGCGGGTAAGGAATCGGATGCGGAAACCAGTGGAGCCAGCAGGTGCATAATCGCTTGCGGCATAATCATGCCGGTTTGCGCTTCAATGAATAAATTCAGCGGATGCAGCGTGCCGATAATGACGACTACCGGAATCAAAATTTCAAACGAACGCGCAACGCCAGTTGGCACTTCTTTTGGCAGGCGAATGGTGATTTTGTTTTCTTTAAG
Coding sequences within:
- a CDS encoding aminotransferase-like domain-containing protein — encoded protein: MTRYQHLATLLAERIEQGLYRSGERLPSVRNLSSEHGVSISTVQQAYHILEDRQLISPQPRSGYFVTPRKSLPPVPPLTRPAQRPVEITQWDAVLEQLTGREDAGSIAFGSGFPDVTHSTIKPLWREMGRIVQYQEAEVLGYDCINGKQVLREQIARLMLDSGCVVTPDDIVVTTGCHEALSIAIRAVCEAGDIVAVESPCFHGTMQMLRAFGIKVIEIPTDSETGISVEALELALEQWPIKAVILVPTCNNPLGFIMPDARKKAVLNLAQRFDIAIIEDDVYGELAYEYPRPMTIKSLDVDGRVLLCSSFSKTLAPGLRVGWIVPGRYFDRAMHMKYIVTGSSTTFTQMAVAEFVRNGHYHRHLRRMRQHYQRNLDIFTCWVRHYFPCGICVSRPQGGFLMWIELPEHIDIVPIIETLREHNIRIAVGSLLSASGKYRNCMRLNYALPFNDATETALRKLGEVISDIFENG
- a CDS encoding STY4199 family HEPN domain-containing protein translates to MTSAAQLLMREKFETCLSVIRQASLQILPLLTIKAAEGKDPQWFFQQLEQARQVLGSWMAVAKRLNLNDAEISHFTLLLRHLQQLVPEYESGQEVSHNQLIAALRFVSYLEHVRAKQPLLGYLSEIESNDDVQQQKAARQMYALELMLKGLVNQSYPSQANLVHKLKSQFGADRVRRWLKNGERGDILSGMHFSELALMVVDKKEYANHYAGLFQDSSHLSLLIDPRKTLQTFLDDVREIRNDLVAQKRLTSVQLALLESYHQESTAAIQRACDEGRSKVNPAALLASEDAALQDYLAQARKKYQATGRDSEEVRDAIERPDSHKAKSKQDTGETLRMVLWCVAGIAVISVAIFGMYYLSDVTNKPAVAKSAPAKITALDSLPETESAREKLANIGITWEEGNLRSAIERGDATVVRLFMLGGMNWKVYFTESALAGDYRDALNILLQYRSQMDEERPCRRMVRTLSQAMNDGQNLTSLRKQFLQNFCTSPETVKRQKEDLDRAKLRLNAQQQRKDEQGIAEEKRAVDIQQAIYNVMR
- a CDS encoding carbohydrate porin encodes the protein MKLIKQLPLTMAVIAALCPISVLAQEPMTQEQIDQIVAKAVDKALADRDAKIEAARLKRTDTLVTPQVPTTPDMSVPLGLKFTGYARYGAHFQAGDQKYIGVDGSYNGSSAIGRLGNEGNGGEFQLTKIIKADNGAIWDIGVMIDHWGDEVNLKKAYAGVTNLFESQPNAYFWAGRDFHQRPQQGINDYFWMNHDGQGAGVKSLDLGFAQLDIAAVAAVDQCDPEMIEDGDNPSRISCTGGSGTGDKGNYAATSKLHGIKFGPIDFELYANYGFDSKAIDSDERSKAWQAAVVLSHTGDNGVNKIITRYSDHSDNSVYNKTNGLHTVYASFEGNYKFTQQAQIEYLLAFHDYDNDDLTQDNRRNYGAIVRPMYFWNDIHSTWLEAGYQRVDYENDGDNKGWKLTLSQNISIAMGPEFRPMLRFYVTGGQVDNNHTTRIAGEPNTQLDSFNVGAMWEAWW
- a CDS encoding PTS lactose/cellobiose transporter subunit IIA produces the protein MIELEEAVMEIIMNAGQSRSLCFEALHSARQGNIEEAKLLLLEADGYAREAHKMQTKLIEQDAGEAKQPMTLIMVHAQDHLMTSMLARELSNEIIHLYQR
- a CDS encoding PTS sugar transporter subunit IIC; this encodes MSSLYQSMVTVIEQSITPLAGRLGQQKYVIAIRDGFTAALPFMIIGSFMLVFIFPPFSADTTIGFARAWLDFSQTYREQLMLPFNLSMGVMTFFISVGIGASLGRQFNLDPVMSGLLAFMAFLLVAAPYADGKISTQYLSGQGIFTALITSIYSTRIYAWLKENKITIRLPKEVPTGVARSFEILIPVVVIIGTLHPLNLFIEAQTGMIMPQAIMHLLAPLVSASDSLPAILLSVLLCQIFWFSGIHGSLIVTGIMNPFWMTNLAANQAALAAGTALPHIYLQGFWDHYLLIGGVGSTLPLAFLLLRSKVTHLRTIGKMGIVPSFFNINEPILFGAPIIMNPLLFIPFICVPMVNAVLAYTATKLGWLAQVVSLTPWTTPAPIGASWATNWAFSPVVMCVICMVVSTVIYLPFLRAYERSLQKTAAENEARSPLTETAISN